The genomic region CATCGTAACCTCCTCGATGGTCCCTGCCACGACGGAAGACGGCGCCTCATCTCTCCGTCAACCGCCATTGAAACTCCAGGTGGCCCTCGGTGTCAAGGCGCATCGCGTCAGGCCGCACGAGTCCCGCCTTCCCCCCGCGCCGGCCCCACGCGCTCGAGCGTGAGGATGGCCGGCCGGGTCTGGGCGGCGATGGGCAGCGCGACGACCAGCACGCCGTTGCCATACGTCACGGTCGCCGCTTCTCCGTCCACGGTGGCCGAGAGGGCCAGGTTGCGGTGGTAGGGGCCGACGGACCACTCGTCCATCAGGACCTCCTTGTCACCCTTCAGCGCGCCGCGCAGCTTCCCGTTGAGCACCAGGTATCCTTCGGCCGTGACCTCGACCGTGATGTCCTCGGGGCCGAGCCCGGGCATCGGCGCCGCGACCATGAGGCGCT from Candidatus Methylomirabilota bacterium harbors:
- a CDS encoding Hsp20/alpha crystallin family protein — protein: MQEQLRVQQIPVKVYSTAERLMVAAPMPGLGPEDITVEVTAEGYLVLNGKLRGALKGDKEVLMDEWSVGPYHRNLALSATVDGEAATVTYGNGVLVVALPIAAQTRPAILTLERVGPARGEGGTRAA